From the Desulfovibrio sp. TomC genome, one window contains:
- a CDS encoding MinD/ParA family protein: MSQAPNPNATLAVAILSGKGGVGKTNLALNLSYALFRAGHRVLLMDFDVGLANVDVLLGLSPEKNLQDLFRPDVQAKDVMLAVEPGGFDFLPAASGVPELLEMDDDMREVLFDKLNAVFGSYDYLMLDLGAGISQTVLSVAAMSQVRVLVVTPEPTSLTDSYAVIKVLHTQYGVSDFHVLVNQVESPADAQATFNRLSAACNHFLGFTPVLIGGVHSDPAVPDAVRRQIPLLRHAPRCQAAQDIIGGAVKLHRVRQQRKDAIIAGPVLGKIPIIRK; encoded by the coding sequence ATGTCCCAAGCCCCAAATCCCAACGCCACTCTGGCCGTGGCCATTTTAAGCGGCAAGGGCGGCGTGGGTAAAACAAATCTAGCCCTGAATTTGAGCTATGCCTTATTCCGGGCCGGCCATCGTGTCCTTTTGATGGACTTCGACGTCGGCCTGGCCAACGTGGACGTGCTGCTTGGCTTGTCCCCGGAAAAAAACCTTCAGGATCTCTTCCGTCCCGATGTGCAGGCCAAGGACGTAATGCTGGCCGTGGAACCGGGCGGCTTCGACTTTCTGCCGGCAGCCAGCGGCGTGCCTGAACTGCTTGAAATGGACGACGACATGCGCGAGGTGCTTTTTGACAAGCTCAACGCCGTGTTTGGCAGCTATGACTACCTCATGCTCGATCTCGGGGCCGGTATTTCCCAGACCGTCCTTTCGGTCGCCGCCATGAGCCAGGTGCGCGTCCTGGTCGTCACGCCCGAGCCGACCTCCCTGACCGACTCCTACGCCGTCATCAAGGTGCTTCACACCCAGTACGGGGTTTCCGACTTCCACGTACTCGTCAACCAAGTGGAAAGTCCGGCCGATGCCCAGGCCACCTTCAATCGCCTCTCGGCCGCCTGCAACCATTTCCTGGGGTTCACGCCCGTTCTGATCGGCGGAGTCCACTCCGATCCGGCCGTACCTGACGCCGTGCGCCGCCAGATTCCCCTGCTGCGCCATGCCCCCCGCTGCCAGGCCGCCCAGGACATTATTGGCGGCGCGGTCAAGCTCCACAGGGTCCGCCAACAGCGCAAAGACGCCATCATTGCCGGCCCCGTTCTTGGAAAAATACCGATAATCCGCAAGTAA
- a CDS encoding HU family DNA-binding protein — protein MNKSELIKTLAETKGLHIDEAADIVNAFVDSVKQALINEDRVEIRGFGSFKIKGYKGYTGRNPKSGDVVTVAPKKLPFFRPGKELKEYLNK, from the coding sequence ATGAACAAAAGCGAACTCATCAAGACTTTGGCCGAAACCAAAGGCCTGCACATCGACGAAGCCGCCGACATCGTCAACGCCTTTGTCGACTCCGTCAAACAGGCCCTGATCAACGAAGACCGCGTGGAAATACGGGGTTTTGGCAGCTTCAAGATCAAAGGCTACAAGGGCTACACCGGGCGCAATCCCAAGTCCGGCGACGTGGTCACCGTGGCTCCCAAGAAACTGCCGTTCTTCCGCCCGGGCAAAGAACTCAAGGAATATCTCAACAAGTGA
- a CDS encoding UshA-like (seleno)protein family 2, producing MPTLTALLLALVLTTATGVAAFAADPVLTILYAGNTYGYFDPCPTCGPQKLGGLARRATAVENLRKTGPTAGKLLAVAGPWEFAPEVSAAPPEPDKLPVVAKAHERLAYDAMAVTPQEMAILSEHKAALPKNAQLLGDAPVTRVLSVGGQTIGLVYFPMPKDVSAMVPDKLMDATAKAASELRGKVALVIGVSPWGAIDEEAFINTRKGAVDVLLGSGGGSGFASRLSKDSRTLWTRAYIKGKTINRLDLLVLPGKPDFVWKIGENFTAKVDPLDENFPQDAAVGALLK from the coding sequence ATGCCAACACTGACTGCTCTGCTTCTGGCCCTGGTTCTGACGACAGCGACCGGGGTTGCGGCCTTTGCCGCCGACCCGGTCCTGACCATTCTTTACGCCGGCAATACCTACGGCTATTTCGACCCCTGCCCCACTTGCGGCCCACAGAAACTCGGGGGCTTGGCTCGGCGGGCCACGGCGGTGGAGAATTTGCGCAAAACCGGCCCCACAGCTGGCAAGCTGCTGGCTGTGGCCGGTCCGTGGGAGTTTGCGCCCGAAGTCTCGGCCGCGCCGCCGGAACCCGATAAGTTGCCGGTGGTGGCCAAAGCCCATGAGCGTCTGGCTTACGATGCCATGGCGGTGACCCCGCAGGAAATGGCCATCCTGTCCGAACACAAGGCTGCACTGCCCAAGAACGCCCAGTTGCTTGGCGACGCGCCTGTGACCCGCGTCCTCAGTGTGGGCGGCCAGACGATCGGGCTGGTCTACTTCCCCATGCCCAAGGACGTCAGCGCCATGGTGCCGGACAAACTCATGGACGCCACAGCCAAAGCCGCTTCCGAACTGCGGGGCAAGGTCGCTCTGGTGATCGGCGTGAGCCCCTGGGGGGCCATTGACGAAGAAGCCTTTATCAACACCCGAAAAGGGGCTGTTGACGTGCTGCTCGGCAGCGGCGGCGGTTCGGGTTTTGCCTCCCGGCTCTCCAAAGATAGCCGCACCCTGTGGACCCGGGCTTACATCAAGGGCAAAACCATCAATCGTCTGGATTTGCTGGTTCTGCCCGGAAAGCCCGACTTCGTCTGGAAGATCGGCGAAAACTTCACGGCCAAGGTGGACCCCCTGGATGAGAATTTCCCCCAGGATGCGGCTGTCGGAGCTTTGCTCAAATAA
- a CDS encoding UshA-like (seleno)protein family 2, with the protein MLFRPVQAAALALALALCAALPARAQEPILTIVLSGNTYGNYEPCPSUGGKLVGGLARRAAFIKSLRATDAGRERTLVLGAPFEILPDGPDRKPDARRLPAISQALTQIGYSAGTLLPDEAAYLKSADAPIPAGFTVVAPTPRTTVIEAAGRPIGIVFFPPPPDLTKPAPPAIGDAVAEAAKELRAKAQLVIGLSGLGMMDEEAFLAAHPDALDILLGSGINAGNAGKVGPGGKTLWARAYTRGKTVNRLDLFVLPGAADFTWTPNGAFKAEVINLDEAYPADPDIKKLFE; encoded by the coding sequence ATGCTTTTCCGCCCTGTCCAGGCGGCCGCGCTGGCCCTTGCCCTGGCCCTTTGCGCCGCCTTGCCGGCTCGTGCCCAGGAACCCATCCTGACCATCGTCCTTTCCGGCAACACCTACGGCAACTACGAGCCCTGCCCTTCCTGAGGCGGCAAGCTCGTTGGCGGGTTGGCCCGGCGGGCCGCCTTCATCAAATCCCTTCGCGCCACTGATGCCGGTCGGGAACGCACCCTGGTTCTGGGCGCTCCCTTTGAAATTCTCCCCGATGGGCCGGACAGAAAACCCGACGCCCGCCGGTTGCCGGCCATCAGTCAGGCCCTGACGCAAATCGGCTATTCGGCCGGGACCCTGCTCCCGGACGAGGCCGCCTATCTTAAAAGCGCCGATGCCCCGATTCCGGCCGGGTTCACCGTGGTTGCCCCCACACCCCGCACCACCGTCATTGAAGCGGCCGGCAGGCCCATCGGCATTGTCTTTTTCCCGCCGCCGCCCGATCTGACCAAACCGGCCCCGCCAGCCATCGGCGACGCCGTGGCCGAGGCGGCCAAGGAGCTTCGTGCCAAGGCCCAGCTGGTCATCGGCCTAAGCGGTCTGGGCATGATGGACGAAGAGGCCTTTCTGGCCGCCCATCCCGACGCCCTGGACATCCTCCTTGGCAGCGGCATCAATGCCGGCAACGCCGGAAAGGTCGGCCCCGGAGGCAAGACCCTGTGGGCCAGGGCCTATACCCGGGGCAAGACCGTCAACCGCCTGGACTTGTTCGTCCTGCCTGGCGCAGCCGATTTCACCTGGACCCCCAACGGCGCCTTCAAGGCCGAAGTCATCAATCTGGACGAGGCCTACCCGGCTGACCCGGACATCAAAAAGCTTTTCGAATAG
- a CDS encoding glycosyltransferase family 4 protein, protein MKIGFDVSQTGAGKAGCGYFAAALLSALAEVDTTSQYVLYPAFGDFFREPHPEKCLRPAGDRFQQGPRFRRFWDQKRFFRQPPKDFEARLGQPDIVHANNFYCPAGLTRARLVYTLYDLSFLVEPAWTTEGNRTGCFDGLFRAATQADAVIAISEYSRGHFLRVFPHFPKERLVVAPLASRFGPDSPQERPKAVAQLQPDGFWLCVGTIEPRKNHERLFAAYAAWRRETGGTMPLVLAGGKGWLMDDVARTVAELGIAEHLVFTGYVTDAELAWLYASCHAFLYPSLFEGFGLPVLEAMSLGAAVITSDATSLPEVAGDAAILVDPLDVPGLARAMAAVGSDATLRDRLRQRALTRAGLFSWEKTARIVADAYARVLGLPPAWGK, encoded by the coding sequence ATGAAGATCGGCTTTGACGTGTCCCAGACCGGAGCTGGCAAGGCCGGCTGCGGCTATTTCGCGGCCGCTTTGTTGTCGGCCCTGGCCGAGGTCGATACGACGAGCCAGTACGTGCTCTATCCGGCCTTTGGGGATTTTTTTCGTGAACCCCACCCGGAGAAATGCCTGCGCCCGGCCGGCGACCGCTTCCAGCAGGGACCGAGGTTTCGCCGTTTCTGGGATCAGAAACGCTTTTTCCGCCAGCCGCCAAAGGATTTTGAGGCCCGCTTAGGCCAGCCCGACATCGTCCATGCCAACAACTTTTATTGTCCCGCCGGCCTCACCCGGGCGCGACTGGTCTATACGCTCTATGACCTGTCGTTTCTGGTCGAGCCGGCCTGGACCACCGAAGGCAACCGCACCGGCTGTTTCGACGGCCTGTTTCGGGCTGCCACCCAGGCGGATGCGGTGATCGCCATCTCGGAGTATTCCCGCGGCCATTTTCTGCGGGTCTTCCCCCACTTTCCGAAAGAGCGGCTGGTTGTCGCGCCGCTGGCCAGCCGGTTCGGACCGGACAGCCCCCAAGAACGCCCCAAGGCGGTCGCGCAGTTGCAACCGGATGGCTTCTGGCTGTGCGTGGGGACCATCGAACCGCGTAAGAACCACGAACGCCTCTTTGCCGCCTACGCCGCCTGGAGACGCGAGACTGGCGGGACCATGCCGCTGGTGCTGGCCGGCGGCAAAGGCTGGCTCATGGACGACGTGGCCCGCACCGTGGCCGAACTCGGCATTGCCGAACATCTCGTTTTCACGGGGTATGTGACCGACGCCGAACTGGCCTGGCTGTATGCCTCCTGTCACGCCTTTCTTTATCCGTCGCTGTTTGAAGGTTTCGGGCTGCCGGTGTTGGAGGCCATGAGCCTCGGCGCGGCCGTCATCACGTCCGATGCCACGTCCCTGCCGGAAGTGGCCGGGGATGCAGCCATCCTGGTCGATCCCCTGGATGTCCCCGGTCTGGCCCGGGCTATGGCCGCTGTCGGGAGCGATGCGACCCTGCGCGATAGGCTGCGGCAACGGGCGCTAACCCGGGCCGGGCTTTTTTCCTGGGAAAAAACCGCCCGCATCGTGGCCGATGCCTATGCCCGCGTCCTTGGCCTGCCGCCGGCCTGGGGAAAATGA
- a CDS encoding glycosyltransferase family 2 protein, which yields MASLTVSAVTPSYNQGRFIGRTIDSVLSQGVDGLEYVIMDGGSTDETVSVLESYGDRLRFRSEPDKGQPDAVNKGMAETTGEIIAWLNSDDVYTTGALQAVLEVFEKSPDVDVVYGDADHIDINDAFIEPYPAEPFDLTRLMERCIICQPAAFFRRRVVERFGNLDLRWQYTLDYEFWLRLAKGGAVFRYLPRKLAGSRFYPQTKTSGAKLTVHSEINDMMRFTFGRVPERWLYNYAHALVREKWQVADGSALFTPAVALASVNASLRWNRGLSPTVLRTTASWLTRGLIRPGSGPA from the coding sequence ATGGCTAGCCTTACGGTTTCCGCCGTCACGCCGTCGTATAACCAGGGGCGTTTTATCGGACGCACCATTGACAGCGTCCTGTCCCAGGGCGTGGACGGCCTGGAATATGTGATCATGGACGGCGGCAGCACCGATGAGACCGTGTCGGTCCTTGAGAGCTACGGCGATCGACTGCGCTTTCGTTCCGAGCCGGACAAGGGCCAACCCGACGCCGTCAACAAGGGCATGGCCGAGACCACGGGCGAGATCATCGCCTGGCTTAATTCCGACGATGTCTACACGACCGGCGCACTTCAAGCAGTGCTTGAAGTTTTTGAGAAAAGCCCAGATGTAGACGTCGTTTATGGCGACGCCGATCACATTGACATCAACGACGCCTTTATCGAGCCCTACCCGGCCGAGCCCTTTGATCTCACGCGCCTCATGGAGCGCTGCATCATCTGCCAGCCGGCGGCTTTTTTTCGACGGCGGGTGGTTGAGCGCTTCGGCAACCTGGATTTGCGCTGGCAGTATACCCTCGATTACGAGTTCTGGCTGCGTCTGGCCAAGGGCGGGGCCGTGTTCCGCTATCTGCCCCGAAAACTGGCCGGCTCGCGGTTCTACCCCCAGACCAAGACGTCCGGGGCCAAGCTCACCGTGCATAGCGAAATAAACGACATGATGCGTTTCACCTTCGGCCGGGTGCCGGAGCGTTGGCTCTATAACTACGCCCACGCCCTGGTGCGGGAGAAATGGCAGGTGGCCGACGGCAGCGCGCTTTTTACCCCGGCCGTGGCCCTGGCCTCGGTGAACGCCTCGCTGCGTTGGAATCGCGGCCTGTCGCCGACGGTTCTTCGCACCACGGCCTCCTGGCTGACGCGCGGCCTTATCCGTCCCGGGAGCGGCCCGGCATGA
- a CDS encoding glycosyltransferase: protein MRQCWCGTGGLEPFNEAYMLCPACGTLVSRVEDGEGYGRDYWYGHQEADLGQPSIEVRARRDMPERCVAWLGFFLKACLPPGEVLELGCAHGGFTALLGRSGFRARGLELDASVAALAGRTFGIEVLAGPLEEQDIAPGSLSAVVLMDVLEHLPDPVELLRRVGRLLAPEGVVLVQTPCLPAGATHERLTTEADPFLRMLLPAEHLYLYSEKAVRALFAAAGLGQCRFGQALFPYDMLFLAGRTALADHDAATVEAALCATPDGRMVQAMLDLAARAEAAEAQAARLAGADAPIIGGLEGVVREMASGWVSEGRLPLVVNKALARVGRVAWLWNKAVKYVLKERGRRVAPAGGKAGPVLVLVDLTPVLPGGDNGGAKLMTILLLGALRQMRPDWRFVCLTSDAAHDELAHLDAPNVTRARASGLGRLRGLSHWQGVPVDLLFCPFTMPYFHHPAVPVVSVVYDLQYAAYPQFFSPEDEAGRERTFLTAARVAERLVCISEFTRQSVLAQGQVPPGRTAAVHISLPRRLVRTAPEAVYATRTRLGLGQADYLLFPANYWPHKNHRMLLTAFGLFAASRPENDCKLVLTGSDTGLRAELGQAAQRLGLADRVVFAGYVSDAELSALLTGARALLFPSLYEGFGMPLVEAMAVGTPILCSNVTSLPEVGGEAALYFDPRRPDDMAAAMARLWDEPGLAEALVARGFERLAAIGGPADMARKYLAVFEEVLARPVSQSTAVRGLFPDGWCGGRLFVAFGPAAQRQWLRTRFSLPAKAPSGRVVVTTLVNGRAVGQPVTLTPGRSVSLDPDLPPTGGCVEFVLDGARRGNGQGAAADRRRLSVHCEELRLTDGERDVDLRYTEATHG, encoded by the coding sequence ATGCGACAATGTTGGTGCGGGACGGGCGGGCTGGAGCCGTTTAACGAGGCGTACATGCTCTGTCCGGCCTGCGGCACCTTGGTGTCGCGGGTGGAGGACGGGGAGGGCTACGGCCGGGACTACTGGTACGGCCATCAGGAGGCCGATCTCGGCCAGCCGTCCATCGAGGTCCGGGCACGCCGGGACATGCCGGAGCGGTGCGTGGCCTGGTTGGGTTTTTTTTTAAAGGCTTGCCTCCCGCCGGGCGAGGTGTTGGAACTCGGCTGCGCCCATGGCGGCTTTACGGCCTTGCTTGGCCGGTCCGGTTTCCGGGCCAGGGGGCTTGAGCTGGACGCATCGGTGGCTGCTCTGGCTGGCCGGACGTTTGGCATTGAAGTCCTGGCCGGACCGCTGGAGGAGCAGGACATCGCCCCGGGCAGCCTGTCGGCTGTGGTGCTCATGGACGTGCTGGAGCATCTGCCTGATCCGGTGGAGTTGCTGCGCCGGGTGGGCCGGTTGCTGGCCCCGGAAGGCGTTGTGCTGGTGCAGACGCCGTGTCTGCCGGCTGGCGCGACCCATGAGCGTTTGACCACCGAGGCTGACCCATTTCTGCGCATGTTGCTGCCGGCTGAACATCTTTATCTGTATAGCGAAAAGGCGGTACGGGCGCTTTTTGCGGCGGCCGGCCTTGGACAATGCCGTTTCGGCCAAGCCCTTTTCCCTTATGACATGCTTTTTCTGGCCGGCCGCACGGCCCTTGCCGACCACGATGCAGCAACGGTGGAGGCGGCCCTGTGCGCCACGCCGGACGGCCGCATGGTGCAGGCCATGCTCGATCTGGCTGCCCGGGCCGAAGCAGCCGAGGCGCAGGCGGCAAGGCTGGCCGGGGCGGACGCGCCGATCATCGGCGGCCTGGAGGGCGTTGTCCGGGAGATGGCCTCGGGCTGGGTCTCGGAAGGCCGGTTGCCGCTTGTGGTCAACAAGGCGCTCGCCCGGGTCGGCCGGGTGGCCTGGTTATGGAATAAGGCCGTCAAGTACGTGCTTAAAGAGCGTGGCCGGCGGGTGGCCCCGGCCGGCGGCAAAGCCGGGCCGGTCCTGGTGCTGGTCGATCTGACCCCGGTGCTTCCTGGCGGCGACAATGGCGGGGCCAAGCTCATGACCATCCTGCTGCTCGGCGCCCTGCGCCAGATGCGGCCGGATTGGCGCTTTGTCTGCCTGACCTCTGACGCAGCCCATGACGAACTGGCCCATCTCGACGCGCCCAATGTGACGCGGGCGCGGGCCTCAGGCCTGGGGCGGCTGCGTGGTCTGTCCCACTGGCAGGGCGTGCCGGTTGACCTCCTTTTTTGCCCCTTTACCATGCCCTATTTTCACCATCCGGCCGTGCCGGTTGTTTCGGTCGTCTACGATCTGCAATACGCCGCCTATCCGCAGTTTTTTTCGCCGGAAGACGAAGCCGGGCGGGAGCGGACCTTTCTGACCGCCGCCCGGGTGGCCGAGCGGCTGGTGTGCATCTCGGAATTCACTCGCCAAAGCGTCCTGGCGCAGGGGCAGGTGCCGCCGGGCCGGACAGCCGCCGTCCACATCTCGCTGCCGCGTCGGCTGGTCCGCACCGCTCCCGAGGCCGTATACGCCACACGGACGCGCCTTGGCCTGGGCCAGGCCGACTATCTGCTGTTTCCGGCCAACTACTGGCCGCACAAGAACCATCGCATGCTCCTGACCGCCTTTGGCCTGTTTGCGGCCTCCCGGCCGGAAAACGACTGCAAGCTGGTGCTGACCGGCTCGGACACCGGACTTCGGGCCGAACTGGGGCAGGCTGCGCAGCGCCTGGGACTGGCCGACCGGGTGGTCTTTGCCGGGTATGTCTCGGACGCCGAGCTGTCGGCGCTGCTCACCGGGGCCAGGGCGCTTCTTTTCCCATCGCTCTATGAGGGATTCGGCATGCCGCTGGTTGAGGCCATGGCTGTCGGGACACCCATTTTATGTTCCAATGTCACCAGCCTGCCCGAGGTCGGCGGCGAGGCGGCGCTCTATTTTGATCCGCGCCGCCCGGACGACATGGCTGCGGCCATGGCCCGGCTTTGGGACGAACCCGGGCTGGCCGAGGCCCTGGTGGCCCGGGGCTTTGAACGTCTGGCCGCCATTGGCGGCCCAGCGGACATGGCGCGGAAGTACCTGGCCGTCTTTGAGGAGGTGCTGGCCCGGCCGGTGTCCCAGAGCACGGCGGTGCGCGGGCTTTTCCCTGACGGCTGGTGTGGCGGGCGACTTTTTGTGGCCTTTGGCCCGGCTGCCCAGCGCCAGTGGCTGCGGACGCGATTTTCCCTGCCGGCCAAGGCTCCGAGCGGGCGGGTGGTGGTGACGACCCTGGTCAACGGCCGGGCCGTTGGCCAGCCGGTCACCTTGACCCCTGGCCGTTCGGTCAGCCTGGACCCGGATCTGCCGCCGACCGGAGGCTGTGTGGAGTTTGTCCTGGACGGGGCGCGACGCGGCAACGGCCAGGGTGCGGCGGCGGACCGACGGCGCTTGTCGGTCCACTGCGAGGAACTGCGCCTGACCGATGGCGAGCGCGACGTCGATCTGCGCTATACGGAGGCAACACATGGCTAG
- a CDS encoding ABC transporter ATP-binding protein, whose translation MPSDAPIIAARGVSKMYELYARPQDRLRQMLFPGGKPLFREHWALRDVSFEVGPGEAFGIIGKNGAGKSTLLQILAGVLEPTSGEVVLPERTTALLELGSGFKPEFTGRQNVFVNAAVLGIPRATVTECLDEIAAFADIGAHFDQPVKTYSSGMFLRLAFAVTTSLNPDVLIIDEALAVGDVFFRQKCYKRLEGLLSRGTVVVLVSHAMNDVAQFCHRGLMLERGRVTYLGDAAAAVKRYMVGDGGYDPANLGEVMRSLELPPEAQANDPWPASEAFVDLSQVAAAENDWAGCTHVAICDASGQPCRSFEQGETLSIFCRYAVYHDLEVAVAGVELINDKRVIVFGKNTLQFDSDHPTLTPAGSSLRVRFDVKLDLAPGEYTFNLGFSAISREDFDRRASLSHQELESRTTVISILTRAGDFLVTFRSRDTTPVQLTHHGVANLPGQATLRLYGSGGEGEESLRRPGGIIPPGPP comes from the coding sequence ATGCCGTCTGACGCCCCGATCATCGCCGCCCGGGGCGTGTCCAAAATGTACGAATTGTACGCCCGGCCTCAGGACCGGCTGCGCCAGATGCTCTTCCCGGGCGGCAAGCCGCTTTTCCGGGAGCATTGGGCGCTTCGCGACGTGTCCTTCGAGGTCGGCCCGGGCGAAGCCTTCGGCATTATCGGCAAGAACGGGGCCGGCAAATCGACGTTGCTGCAAATTCTGGCCGGCGTGCTGGAGCCGACCAGCGGCGAGGTGGTCCTGCCCGAGCGGACCACAGCCCTTTTGGAGCTTGGGTCGGGCTTCAAACCGGAATTCACCGGCCGCCAAAACGTCTTCGTCAACGCTGCCGTGCTCGGCATCCCCCGGGCCACAGTCACCGAGTGTTTGGACGAGATCGCCGCCTTTGCCGACATCGGGGCGCATTTCGACCAGCCGGTCAAGACCTATTCCAGCGGCATGTTTTTGCGTCTGGCCTTTGCCGTGACCACGAGCCTCAACCCCGATGTGCTCATCATCGACGAGGCGTTAGCCGTTGGCGACGTTTTTTTTCGCCAGAAGTGCTATAAGCGCCTGGAGGGACTCCTTTCCCGCGGCACGGTGGTGGTGCTCGTCTCCCATGCCATGAACGACGTGGCCCAGTTCTGTCACCGGGGCCTCATGCTCGAGCGCGGCCGGGTGACCTATCTGGGCGATGCGGCGGCTGCGGTCAAACGCTACATGGTGGGCGACGGCGGCTATGACCCGGCCAATCTTGGCGAGGTCATGCGCAGTCTCGAGCTGCCGCCCGAGGCCCAAGCCAATGATCCCTGGCCCGCCTCGGAAGCCTTTGTCGATCTCTCCCAGGTTGCCGCCGCTGAAAACGACTGGGCCGGCTGCACCCACGTGGCCATCTGCGACGCCTCGGGCCAGCCCTGCCGCAGTTTCGAACAGGGCGAAACCCTTTCGATTTTTTGCCGCTACGCCGTGTACCACGACCTGGAAGTGGCCGTGGCCGGCGTCGAACTCATAAACGACAAGCGCGTCATCGTGTTTGGCAAGAACACCCTGCAATTTGACAGCGACCACCCGACCCTGACCCCGGCCGGCAGCAGCCTGCGGGTGCGCTTTGACGTAAAACTCGATCTGGCCCCGGGCGAATATACCTTCAATCTTGGGTTTTCCGCCATAAGCCGCGAAGACTTCGACCGCCGGGCCAGCCTGTCCCACCAGGAGCTGGAAAGCCGCACCACCGTCATTTCCATCCTGACCCGGGCCGGTGATTTTCTGGTGACCTTCCGCAGCCGCGACACCACCCCGGTGCAGCTCACCCACCACGGCGTGGCCAACCTGCCGGGACAGGCGACGCTGCGGCTGTATGGCAGCGGAGGCGAGGGAGAAGAGAGCCTCCGGCGGCCGGGGGGGATAATCCCCCCCGGACCCCCTTGA
- a CDS encoding ABC transporter permease, with product MYVPPKAMVVRRPRAGSLWSGLLAGLNPMAFVRAFWQRREVLATFARIEFSSRYHGAQLGVLWSLVSPLATLAVYTFVFSVVFKPTWAGGGDGGVAGYALILFAGLAAFEVFAGSLNRAPRLLSENVNFIKKVLFPLEILPVGVILAAVLESLVSLALVALGVLVTTGRLPATALFAPLAYLPLGMLTLGMCWLLAPVGVFLKDLGNIVGVAVQLLFFATPILYPLTAVPEPYRALLALNPLHPVVDHLRRTIIYGQMPDWPAFGWVTLVSAGVMLAGYTFFINIKRLFADAV from the coding sequence ATGTATGTACCACCCAAAGCCATGGTCGTGCGGCGGCCCCGGGCCGGATCGTTATGGTCCGGTCTGCTGGCAGGCCTAAACCCCATGGCCTTTGTCCGCGCCTTCTGGCAGCGCCGGGAAGTGCTGGCCACCTTCGCCCGCATCGAGTTCTCCTCCCGCTACCACGGGGCGCAGCTCGGCGTACTGTGGAGTCTGGTCTCGCCGCTGGCCACCCTGGCCGTCTATACGTTTGTCTTTTCGGTCGTTTTTAAGCCAACCTGGGCCGGCGGCGGCGATGGCGGGGTGGCCGGTTATGCGCTGATTCTCTTTGCCGGGCTGGCGGCCTTCGAGGTCTTTGCCGGGAGTCTCAACCGTGCGCCAAGGCTTTTGTCGGAAAACGTCAATTTTATCAAAAAAGTTCTTTTCCCCTTGGAAATCCTGCCGGTTGGCGTCATTCTGGCCGCCGTGCTCGAATCCCTGGTCAGTCTTGCCCTGGTGGCCCTTGGGGTGCTTGTCACCACGGGCCGCCTGCCGGCCACGGCGCTTTTTGCCCCACTGGCCTATCTGCCCCTTGGCATGCTGACCCTTGGCATGTGCTGGCTGCTCGCCCCGGTCGGCGTTTTTCTCAAAGATCTCGGCAATATCGTGGGCGTGGCCGTGCAGCTGCTCTTTTTCGCCACCCCCATTCTCTATCCGCTCACCGCCGTGCCTGAGCCGTACCGGGCCCTGTTGGCCCTGAATCCGCTCCATCCGGTGGTTGACCACCTGCGGCGCACCATCATCTACGGCCAGATGCCCGACTGGCCGGCCTTCGGTTGGGTGACCCTGGTTTCCGCCGGGGTGATGCTGGCCGGCTATACGTTTTTTATCAATATCAAGAGGCTGTTCGCCGATGCCGTCTGA